Genomic window (Polycladomyces subterraneus):
CCGGGCATATCAAAAAGCAAATTTTTAATATGGAACCGTTTGAAATCGCCTTATTGACTCAAAAGCAGGACGCGATTATGGAATCCATTCGAGAGGGGATTTTAGCTGTCGATCGACAAGGAAAAATCACCGCCTGCAATCAAGAGGCAAAGCGATTAATCGGATTGGCACCTTCCTGTGAGATCATCGGCCAGCCGATTCAATCCGTGGTCCCGAATTCCAGACTTCCTGAAGTTTTGGAGGAAGGGGTCAGTCAATTCGACCAACCGATGATCATCAATAATACGCTGATTATTGCCAACATAGTGCCTGTGTTGTTAAATGGCCAGGTAATCGGTGCGGTCTCCACTTTTCGTGACAAAATCGAGTTGGATCAAATCAATCAGCAATTAAATGATATCGGACATTATGTGGACGCTTTACGCAGTCAACGGCACGAGTTTATGAACCGCCTGCACACGATTTCCGGGCTCATTCAAATGCAAGAGTATGATCTAGCACGAGAGTTTATCAATCAAGTCAACGAGGAGCAGCAGCAACTCATCGAATTTTTCATGTCAAGGGTGCGTGACCCGGCGGTAGTCGGAATTATCATTGGGAAAATGCATCGTGCAAAAGAGTTGGGGATTCAACTGACAGTGGATCGAGCTTCTCGTTTGCTCGATCCTTGTCCTAATCGGGAGATTGTGATAACGATTTTGGGGAATGCCATTGAAAACGCTATGGAGGCGTTAACACAGATGAACGACAAAAATGGAAAAGCGGCTATTTCCGTCTATATCAACGATCAAACGGATCGATTGGAGATCAAAGTCAGCGACACCGGCCCTGGCATCGATTCGGAACTGGGGCCGCGTATTTTCGAAGACGGGGTCTCCACCAAAGGGGAAAACCGAGGTTTCGGATTGACCATTGTCTCTCGCCTCGTCAAAAAGGTCGGTGGAACGATCGCCATGGTATCAGCAAGCACGGGTGCCACTTTAGAAGTGAGTTTACCGAAGAGGTGAGCAAGTTTGTCACAAACAATGATCAGGGTCGCGGTTGTCGATGATGATTTTATGATCGCAAGGTTACATGGTAAATTTATCGAATCAATTCCCAATTACCAATTGGTCGGCATCGCCAATAATTATGAGCAAACTCTTCGTTTGGTGAGGGATTTGCAACCGGACCTTCTGTTATTGGATGTTTACATGCCTGATCAGTCCGGAATTGAATTGTTGAGGACGATTCGCGCGGAGAATTCACCCTGTGATGTCATCTTGATCACGGCTGCCAAGGAATTGGAAGTCATAGAGGAAGGATTTCGCCTCGGCATTTTCGATTATTTGATTAAGCCGTTCGACCTCAATTGGTTGCAAAAATCGCTGGAAAAGTATTTGCAATTCAAAACACGGCTGACAAAATCACATTCAGATGGTGTCAATCAAATGGTGATTGATGATCTAAAAAAGCTGCGTTCTGTTACTCACTCGATGAATCAACTGCAACAAAAAGGGATTGATTTGCGTACTTTGGAGCGTATTCAACATTGTCTGGCACATGCAAATCAGTTTATGAGTGCGGAAGAAGTGGCCAAATCGGCTGGAGTAAGCCGATCTACAGCTCGTAACTATCTGGTATATTTGGTTGAAGAGGGACATGTCGAAGAACAATTGATATATGGAAAAGTAGGCCGCCCGCTGCGAGTGTACCGGGCCAATTAACACTCCACACGGCTAAAGCCGTGGGATTCTTGAGTGGTTAACGCCCTCAGTCCATTTCTGTTTCGGGCAACCCTCAATCTAGGGGGTGTGTCATCACCCCGTCCCATATGGTTCTGCGCGACCGGGCATGTACCCACATGGGCGGCNNGTTCGCCACTGGAACCTCATACCATGACGTCCACAGGAACAAACCCACTACCAGTGGGATGAGCACCGCTCATATGTTCGATTATCCAGCAAATTGGTTGCTCTTGCCATCCCCAAAAGGGGATGCCGAGCAACGCCGCCTTCCATCCCACGATTGAAACCGTGGGCTTTCAGGCGGCTTTATCTGTCAAATCATGCGAGTTGGGGAAAACACCATACGATCGTGTCGGTCTTATGGTTTGCCGTCTCAGTGTATTCGGTGTATGTGGGAGTGAAACGTCCTCCCGAGAAAGTAGAAAGAATTTTATGACCATACCAGAAGGGAGTTAAGCAACGCTATAAAAAATGACGACAGAAAATAAGCGAGTCAATAGATACGGGTCCGAAATTCCCGTCGGGAGACTCTCGCTGTTGAGACAGAGCATCAGACGGGAAATCGGAGCCCGCTCATAAACACATATTTTTGTTATTTGATCGCTTGATTCGCTTTGTTCACAAATTCTGTCGTATAGGTTTCATCCAATTTGACGTGTGCATTTTTGAGTTTGGGTTTAAAAGTGGACAGAACTTCATACACTTTGGCCGGACCATCAGCCGGCATTTTCCCGTCAGGAGAAAACATCGATATACTATGGGACAACGCTCGGATATACATATCTTTGTTCCCCGCATAATACGCACTCGGTACATGGGCTGCGATTTCTTCAGGCTTATGGGTTTGGATGAATTTCAGCGTCTTACTGAAAGCGTTCACCAATTTTTGCACAATTTCAGGATGTGCTTTGATGTAGTCAGAACTCATGTAGAGACTGGCTGCCGGGTAATAACCGCCAAGTGCTTGTTTCGTACCATCAATACTGGACATATCAACCAGCGGAGTAGCGAGTTTTTTTGCTTGCAAAAGGGACACCGTAGGTTCGGTTGTCACCGCCAAATCAATCCTTCCTTGCTCCATGGATGCAATCAAGGTGTTACCGGCACCCACGGGAACCGGGATATAGTCTTTGGAAGTATGCCCTCCCTTGGTGACCAAATAGTTGGCCAAGAAATTGGTGGAAGATCCCAGCCCGGTAACACCGATCTTTTTGCCCTTCAAATCACGGATGCTTTTGATTCGATTCTTCATTCTATTGGATACCACCAGCGTTTCGCCGGGTGTGACTCCAAATTGTATCACAGATTGTAGGTGTTTTCCTTTGGCTTGTAAATCAATAGTATGATCGTAAAAACCTACTACACCGTCAACCTGGCCTGCAATCAACGCTTCCTCCGCAGATTGCCCGGACCCCTGATTGATCAGCTCAACATCAAGTCCTTCTTGTTTGAAATAGCCGAGATTTTCGGTGAGTTTGGCAGGCAGGTAGATTATTTTTTCCATTCCCCCGACCATGATTTTGATTTTAGGCGATGAGGAAGCGGACATGCCGGAAGTACCACAGCCTGTCGCTAATAAAGAGATCATCCCAAAGGAGATCAGAATGGTTGCCAATTTTCTTGCGAATTGACTCTTCATTTTGCTTATCCCCCTTTTTTCATGTGATATCTGAATGATTCAATCCTGCCACATGTCGCCAAGCGATGAATCGTTTTTCCAGCCGACTCACGGCCCAGTCTGCTGCCAGCGCAGTGATCGAGAGTAAAACCATCGCAGCGAATACACCTGTCGTATCAAAAGCACCTTGTGCCTGAGAGATCAAAAAGCCAAGACCTTTCGTCGCGCCGATAAATTCTCCCACAACCGCACCGACCAGAGCGAAGCCAAAGCTGGAATGCAGACTAGAGAGAATCCACGTTAAGGCAGAAGGAACGATGACATGAAAGGCCAGTTGCTTTTTGTTTGCCCCAAGCAACAGGGCATTGTTTACCAGCGTACGATCCACTTCTCTTACTCCTTGAAAGGCATTGAAGAACACTACGAAAAAGGTAAGTGTCACGCCGAGGGCGACTTTGGAGGACATATCCAAACCCAGCCAGAGGATGAAAATCGGAGCCAACACCACACGAGGTAACGCATTCAGCATCTGGATATAGGGACCAAATATCACAGACAAAACTTCACTCATTCCAAGTGCATATCCCGCAATGACCCCAAGAATGACACCCAGTACAAACGAGAGAATGGTCTCTTCAAACGTTACGAGGAAATGGATATATAAAGGACCTTGGCTCGTTCCGTTTTGAAACCAATCAATGATTTGTAACAGAATCGCCTTGGGACTCGAGAAGAAGAAAGGATCGACCCAGTTGAGACTTGCAAAAAGCTGCCAAGATCCCATTAACAGAACAAAGACAGCCACTTGCAATGCAAGGTTGCGTAAGCGTCGTTGGAGCGCTCTTTTGCGCATTTCGTTTTGACGAGTAATCGCTTCATGAGATGTGGGTTTATTGAGACTTGTAGATTTGTTCATAGCTGATCATCACCTCGTCACGTAAATCATTCCAGATTTGTTCATGCAATTTCATGAAATCAGGGTCAAATCGGATTTCAGATACATTCCTTGGACGAGGAAGATCGATACGATAATCGCCTTTGATAGTTGCTGCAGGACCCGCTGTCATGACGATAACGCGATCGCTGAGTGCGATTGCTTCTTCCAGATCATGTGTGATAAAGACAACAGAGGCTGATGTCTGTTCCCAGATCGTCAGAAGCTCATTCTCCATCAACGAGCGTGTATGGACATCGAGTGCAGAGAAAGATTCATCCATCAGCAGGATCTGCGGTTGAATGATCAGGCATTGTGCCAAAGCGACACGTTTCCGCATCCCACCTGACAATTGATGCGGATAGTGTTTTTCAAATCCTTTTAAACCAACACGCTCGATCCATACCCTTGCTTCGTCATATGCTTCTGATTTGCTAACTCCACGTAATCGAAGACCCAAAGACACGTTATCGATCACCGTTTTCCAAGGGAACGTATTGTCCGTTTGG
Coding sequences:
- a CDS encoding ATP-binding protein; this translates as MNRLKLFSKQMTLRTKINIFVLLIVGIVLILVVSALSYHIIQSRFQDIGNRALFLSKTIAAMPQIRDAFRTKDPSKYIQPLAEELRKKSGAKFIVVGNMDLIRYSHPNPSLIGKKMVGGDDNLVLHGKESITQAVGTLGLSIRGKSPIFDEQHHQIGVVSVGFLVQNIWKDIWATLKNLEIVAVIGLVFGFMGAHLLSGHIKKQIFNMEPFEIALLTQKQDAIMESIREGILAVDRQGKITACNQEAKRLIGLAPSCEIIGQPIQSVVPNSRLPEVLEEGVSQFDQPMIINNTLIIANIVPVLLNGQVIGAVSTFRDKIELDQINQQLNDIGHYVDALRSQRHEFMNRLHTISGLIQMQEYDLAREFINQVNEEQQQLIEFFMSRVRDPAVVGIIIGKMHRAKELGIQLTVDRASRLLDPCPNREIVITILGNAIENAMEALTQMNDKNGKAAISVYINDQTDRLEIKVSDTGPGIDSELGPRIFEDGVSTKGENRGFGLTIVSRLVKKVGGTIAMVSASTGATLEVSLPKR
- a CDS encoding response regulator, whose amino-acid sequence is MSQTMIRVAVVDDDFMIARLHGKFIESIPNYQLVGIANNYEQTLRLVRDLQPDLLLLDVYMPDQSGIELLRTIRAENSPCDVILITAAKELEVIEEGFRLGIFDYLIKPFDLNWLQKSLEKYLQFKTRLTKSHSDGVNQMVIDDLKKLRSVTHSMNQLQQKGIDLRTLERIQHCLAHANQFMSAEEVAKSAGVSRSTARNYLVYLVEEGHVEEQLIYGKVGRPLRVYRAN
- a CDS encoding ABC transporter substrate-binding protein, whose protein sequence is MKSQFARKLATILISFGMISLLATGCGTSGMSASSSPKIKIMVGGMEKIIYLPAKLTENLGYFKQEGLDVELINQGSGQSAEEALIAGQVDGVVGFYDHTIDLQAKGKHLQSVIQFGVTPGETLVVSNRMKNRIKSIRDLKGKKIGVTGLGSSTNFLANYLVTKGGHTSKDYIPVPVGAGNTLIASMEQGRIDLAVTTEPTVSLLQAKKLATPLVDMSSIDGTKQALGGYYPAASLYMSSDYIKAHPEIVQKLVNAFSKTLKFIQTHKPEEIAAHVPSAYYAGNKDMYIRALSHSISMFSPDGKMPADGPAKVYEVLSTFKPKLKNAHVKLDETYTTEFVNKANQAIK
- a CDS encoding ABC transporter permease codes for the protein MNKSTSLNKPTSHEAITRQNEMRKRALQRRLRNLALQVAVFVLLMGSWQLFASLNWVDPFFFSSPKAILLQIIDWFQNGTSQGPLYIHFLVTFEETILSFVLGVILGVIAGYALGMSEVLSVIFGPYIQMLNALPRVVLAPIFILWLGLDMSSKVALGVTLTFFVVFFNAFQGVREVDRTLVNNALLLGANKKQLAFHVIVPSALTWILSSLHSSFGFALVGAVVGEFIGATKGLGFLISQAQGAFDTTGVFAAMVLLSITALAADWAVSRLEKRFIAWRHVAGLNHSDIT
- a CDS encoding ABC transporter ATP-binding protein, with the protein product MDLVKKGPIRYEPQKDDQPIMIEMAGVTKEFVKPSGEVHTVLQNINLQIAKGEFCSIVGPTGCGKSTTLGLIAGFEQPTSGIVKIQGETLRGINKHAACVFQTDNTFPWKTVIDNVSLGLRLRGVSKSEAYDEARVWIERVGLKGFEKHYPHQLSGGMRKRVALAQCLIIQPQILLMDESFSALDVHTRSLMENELLTIWEQTSASVVFITHDLEEAIALSDRVIVMTAGPAATIKGDYRIDLPRPRNVSEIRFDPDFMKLHEQIWNDLRDEVMISYEQIYKSQ